The segment CGATGCCGCGCGCTCGGCCGGCATCGGCATCACGATGCTGCCCGTGTCGTACCAGTTCGCGGGCTTCGGCAACAAGCCGCCGCGCGACGACCAGCGCCGCTTCATCAACACGCCCGAAGGCCTGCTCGAACTGCTCGACGTCATGCGTCGCGCCGCACCCGAGCACGGCGGGCTGCGCTACGGCGTCGCGCCGCATTCGCTGCGCGCAGTGTCCGAGAACGGGCTGCGCGCGCTGATCGACGGGCTGCCCGACGACGCGCCCGTGCATATCCATATCGCCGAGCAGACGGCCGAAGTCGACGACTGCGTTCGTGCATACGGCGCACGGCCCGTACAATGGCTGCTCGATCGTTTCGACGTCGATGCGCGCTGGTGCCTCGTGCACGCGACGCATGTCGACGCGGCCGAAACCGCCGCGCTCGCGCAGCGGCGCGCGGTCGCCGGCCTGTGCCTGACGACCGAAGCGAACCTCGGCGACGGCGTGTTCCCGGCGGTCGACTATCTCGCGCAGGGCGGCGTGATCGGTGTCGGCTCCGACAGCCACGCGTCGGTCGACTGGCGCGCGGAGCTGCGCCTGCTCGAATACGGGCAGCGGCTCGTGCATCGCGCGCGCAACGTGCTGGCGAGCGACACGCAGGCGCATGTCGCCGATCGCCTGTTCGATGCATCGCTCGCGGGCGGCGCGCAGGCCAGCGGGCGGCGCGTCGGTGCGCTGCGCGAAGGCTGCCGCGCCGACTGGCTCGTGCTCGATCCCGATCATCCGGCGATCGCCGAACACGGCAGCGCGTCCTGGCTGTCGGGCATCGTGTTCGCCGAGCACGGCGAGACGCCCGTGCTCGACGTCTACACGGGCGGCGAGCGTGTCGTGAGCGGCCGCCGCCATCGCGACGAAGCCGCCGCGTATGCCGACTACCGCGCCGCGCTGGCGCAACTGCTGCGCTGACGCGCGGCAACCGGCACACGCCGCCCGCGTGCGCCGGCAGACTCTAACGGTGATGCGACATGACTGAACAACCGGCTGTATTCACGCTGAAGCAGGGCACGCTGCCGCTGCTGATCTCGATTCCGCACGCAGGCACGCACATCCCCGACGACATCGCCGCGACGATGACGCCCGACGCGCGCTTCGTCGACGATTGCGACTGGCATCTCGAGCGGCTGTACGGGTTCGCGGCAGGCCTCGGCGCATCGATCCTCGTGCCGTCGCATGCGCGTTACGTCGTCGACCTGAACCGACCGCCCGACAACGAGAACCTGTATCCGGGGCAGGACACGACAGGGCTCGTGCCGGTCGATACGTTCGACAAGGCGCCGCTGTATCCGGCGAACGCGCTGCCCGGCGACGACGAGATCATGCGTCGCCGCGACCGCTACTGGCGTCCGTATCACGACGCACTGCAACGCGAGGTCGCGCGCCTGAAGCGCGAGCACGGCCGCGTGCTCGTGTGGGAAGCGCATTCGATCCGCTCGCACGTGCCGCGCTTCTTCGAAGGCCGCCTGCCGGACTTCAACTTCGGCACGTCGAGCGGCGCGAGCGCGGCACCGGGTCTCGCGGAGGCACTGGCGGCGCGCGTGCTCGCACATGGCGGCTATACGGCCGCCGCGAACGGGCGCTTCAAGGGCGGCTACATCACGCGTCACTACGGCGTGCCCGACACCGGTGTCGAAGCCGTGCAGCTCGAGCTGTCGCAGATCACCTACATGGAAGAGACGCGTCCTTACGCGTACGACGAAGCCCGTGCAGCGCGGATTGTGCCGTTGCTGCAGACGCTCGTCGAAACCGCGCTCGCGCATCGCTGAGCACGGGCCGCCCGTTGCGGCGGCGCGGCGCAGCAACGGGCGGCAGCCCCGCGGCGCACAGCGTGTGCGCCGACGCAATGCACGACACGGCATCGATCCCGGCGATCGATGCCATTTTTTTCGTCTGATCGATATCGATATCGTCATCGGCACCTGAAAATTTGACGCAATTTTTAGGTGATATAAGCTGAATGTCAGGAAGTCGTCACGCGCGCACCGGCGGCGGAGCCATCGATCACGGCCGCACCGCGCCGGAATCCGTTGCGAGACACCTTGCCGACGTGTCGCCGCGCGGCTTTGCCGCATGCGCTTCATCGCGACACGTATCCTGCATTCATCAGTCAGTCGAGTACGATCGTGAAAGCCGTCAGCCCTTCGATACGCCGGACGCGAAGTCCGTCGGCGGGCGCGCCGCCTCAGGCCGGGCCGATCCGGCACGCTGATCGCGGCACGCGTGCCGCCCCTTTACGCGAGTCTCGTTTCTTCGCCATTTCCCATCGCGGCCTGCGCCGCTTCAACCTCGTGACCGCGCACGTGTTCAGCGCGGTGCAGTGCGACGGCAGCGCATCCTTGTTGCCCTAGCGTCCTTTTCCGCTTCCGTCCCGGGCCGCACCGCCTGTTGCCGCATCGTCCGCGCGGCGGGATCGCGCATGCCCATGCGTCGCGTCGTGGTGCGCGCGTGCGGCGCAACCGCGGACCTTCATCGTCCAGCGCGCGAACGTGCCGCGCGCGATCACCGGAGAGACGCCCATGCGTGCGCGCCCGATCGTAGCCGTCACCGCCGACCGCATCCTGCTCGGTGCGCATCCGAACCACACGGCGGGCGAGAAGTACCTGGCCGCGCTCGTCGACGGCGCCGGCGCGCTTGCGTTCGTGCTGCCCGCGCTCGGCGCGCGCCAGCCGGCCGACGCGCTCGTCGCGGCGGTCGACGGGCTGCTGTTTACCGGCAGCTACTCGAACGTCGAGCCGCATCATTACGGCGGTGCCGAGAGCGCGCCCGACACGCTGCACGATCCCGCGCGCGATGCGACTGCGTTGCCGCTGATCCGCGCGGCGATCGACGCGGGCGTGCCGGTGCTCGCGATCTGTCGCGGCATGCAGGAGCTGAACGTCGCGTACGGCGGCACGCTGCATCAGCGGCTGCACGCGACGACCGGCTTCGACGACCATCGCGAGCGGTCGGCCGATTCGCTCGAACGGCAGTACGGCCCCGCGCACGTCGTGCAGCTCGCGCCGGGCGGCCTGCTGCAGCGGGTCGCGCGCGGCGCAAACGAAGCGACGGTCAATTCGCTGCACGACCAGGGCATCGCGCATCTTGGCGCGGGGCTCGTCGTCGAAGCGAGCGCGCCCGACGGACTGGTCGAGGCCGTCAGCGTGCGCGGCGCGCGCGCGTTCGCGCTCGGCGTGCAGTGGCATCCCGAATGGCGCTTCGCGGAACAGCCGCTGTCGCGCGACATCTTCGCGGCATTCGGCGCGGCGTGCCGCGCGCGCATGACGCACCGCATTCATGCGGCCTGCGGCGCGATGCCGTCGCCGGCCGCATCCGACGTCGACTGAAAGAGGCCGATCATGCAACCCGAACTGAGCGAATTCCTGCGCCAGCACCGCATCACCGAGGTCGAGGCGATCATTCCCGACATGGCCGGCATTGCGCGCGGCAAGATCATTCCGCGCAACAAATTCGAGTCCGGCGAATCGATGCGCCTGCCGCAGGCCGTGATGGTTCAGACCGTCACCGGCGACTATCCGGAGGACGGCTCGCTGACCGGCGTGACCGATCCCGACATGGTGTGCGTGCCCGATCCGTCGACGATCTGCCTGATCCCGTGGGCCGTCGATCCGACCGCGCAGGTGATCCACGACTGCGTGCACTTCGACGGCTCGCCGGTCGAGATCTCGCCGCGCTACGTGCTGCGCCGCGTGCTCGACCTGTACCAGGCGAAGGGCTGGAAGCCCGTGGTCGCGCCCGAACTCGAGTTCTATCTGGTCGACATGAACGCCGATCCCGACCTGCCGCTGCGTCCACCCGTCGGCCGCACGGGGCGTGCGGAGACCGGCCGCCAGTCGTATTCGATCGAGGCCGTCAACGAGTTCGATCCGCTGTTCGAGGACATCTACGAGTACTGCGAGATGCAGGGCCTCGATATCGAGACGCTGATCCACGAAGTCGGCGCCGCACAGATGGAGATCAATTTCGTGCACGGCGATGCGCTGCCGCTGGCCGACCAGGTGTTCCTGTTCAAGCGCACGGTGCGCGAGGCCGCGCTGCGGCACAACATGTATGCGACGTTCATGGCGAAGCCGATGGAGGGCGAGCCGGGGTCCGCGATGCACATCCACCAGAGCCTCGCCGATGCGCGCACGGGGCGTAACCTGTTCGCCGAACAAGACGGCGCCGTGTCGCCGCTGTTCCACAGCTATCTCGCGGGGCTGCAGAAGTACACGCCGGCGCTGATGCCGATCTTCGCGCCGTACATCAACTCGTACCGCCGGCTGTCGCGCTTCATGGCCGCGCCGATCAACGTGCAGTGGGGCTACGACAACCGCACGGTCGGCTTCCGCATCCCGCAGTCGAGCCCCGTGGCGCGTCGCATCGAGAACCGGATTCCGGGCGTCGACTGCAACCCGTACCTCGCGTTCGCGGCGACGCTCGCGGCCGGCTATCTCGGGATGACGCAGCAGCTCGCGCCGACCGAGCCGATCGCATCGGACGGCTACGACCTGCCGTACCAGTTGCCGCGCAACCTCGAGGAAGGCATCTCGCTGATGGCCGCGTGCGAGCCGCTCGCCGGCATCCTCGGCGACAAGTTCGTGAAGGCCTACCTGGCGCTGAAGGAAACCGAATACGAAGCGTTCTTCCGCGTGATCAGCTCGTGGGAACGCAGGCATCTGCTGCTGCACGTATGAGCGTGCGGCACGGTTTTACGGAGGAAACATGACCGATCGAAACGAAGCCGTCTCATCACGACCGGCCGCGCACGCGACCGCCGAATACCGCGCGCTCGACGCCGCGCACCACATCCACCCGTTCTCGGACATGGGTGCGCTGAACCGCGCGGGCAGCCGCGTGATCGTGAAGGCCGACGGCGTCTACCTGTGGGACTCGGACGGCAACAAGGTCATCGACGGGATGGCCGGCCTCTGGTGCGTGAACGTCGGCTACGGCCGCAAGGAACTCGCCGATGCCGCGTATCGCCAGCTGCAGGAGCTGCCGTTCTACAACACGTTCTTCAAGACGACGCACCCGCCGGTGATCGAGCTTTCCGCGATGCTCGCGGAAGTGACGCCCGCCGGCTTCAACCACTTCTTCTATTGCAACAGCGGCTCGGAAGGCAACGACACCGTGCTGCGCCTCGTGCACCAGTACTGGCGCGTGCAGGGCAAGCCGCAGAAGAAGTACGTGATCTCGCGCAAGAACGGTTACCACGGCTCGACGATCGCGGGCGGCACGCTCGGCGGGATGGGCTACATGCACGAGCAGATGCCGTCGAAGGTCGAGCACATCGTGCACATCGACCAGCCGTATTTCTTCGGCGAAGCGCAGCCGGGCGAAACGCCGGAAGCGTTCGGCCTCGCTCGCGCGCAGCAGCTCGAAGCGAAGATTCTCGAACTCGGCGCGGAGAACGTCGCGGCGTTCATCGGCGAGCCGTTCCAGGGCGCGGGCGGCGTGATCTTCCCGCCGTCGACGTACTGGCCGGAAATCCAGCGGATCTGCCGCAAGTACGACATCCTGCTCGTCGCCGACGAGGTGATCGGCGGCTTCGGCCGTACCGGCGAATGGTTCGCACACCAGCACTTCGGCTTCGAGCCCGACCTGATCACGATGGCGAAGGGCCTCACGTCGGGTTATGTGCCGATGGGCGCGGTCGGGATTCACGAACGGGTTGCGCGGCCGATCATCGACAACGGCGAATTCAACCACGGCCTCACGTACTCGGGCCATCCGGTCGCCGCGGCCGTCGCGGTCGCGAACCTGAAAGTGCTGCGCGACGAAGGGATCGTCGAGCGCGTGAAGAACGACATCGGGCCGTATTTCCAGCGCCGGCTGCGCGACGCGCTGGGCGACCATCCGATCGTCGGGGAGATTGCGGGAGTGGGGCTGGTCGCCGGTGTTCAACTTGCGAGCGACCGCGGCCGGCGCGAGCGGTTCGGCGCGGATGTCGATATCGGCACGATCTGCCGCGACTTCTGCTTCAACGGCAACCTGATCATGCGTGCGACCGGCGACCGGATGCTGTTGTCGCCGCCGCTCGTGATCCGCGAGGCGGAGGTCGACGAGATCGTCGACAAGGCGACGCGCGCGTTCGACGCGACGGCGGAGCGGGTGGCGCGCGCGCGGTAAGCCGGCGCTGTGTGCGGATGCGGTGTCGCGTGGCGTCGGCACCGCTGGCCGGATGCGCGCGATTCGACGCGTGCAACGCCAAAACGAAAAGGGCCTGCGTCGTGAGACGCAGGCCCTTGAATTCTTTGGTGGGCGGTACTGGGATCGAACCAGTGACCCCTGCCGTGTGAAGGCAGTGCTCTACCGCTGAGCTAACCGCCCAAAGAAGCTAAAATTATGTCAGAGCTTTTGGGCTTCGTAAAGCCCTTTCTGCAAATTTTTTTCAGGTCCGCGCAACGATCGGTCAGCCGGCCGTCGACGGCTCGACGAGATCGAGGATCGATCCGTCGCGCTTGAGCGTCGCGAGCACGATGCTCGAATTGATCGACATCACGCCCGCGGCGCGGTGCAGCCGGTTGATCACGAAGTCCGAGTAGTGATCGAGGTCGCGCGCGCGCACCGTCAGCACGTAGTTCGATCCGCCCGTCACGATCTGCGCCGCGATGACTTCCGGCCACTGCTGGATCGCCTCCACGAACCGGTCGTGCCACTCGGGCACGTCCGGCCGCATCGACACATGCACGAGCGCCTCGAACGCGACGCCGACCTTCTTCGGCTCGATCGTGCAGCGATACCCCGAAATTTCGCCGCGCTCCTCCAGCAGCTTCACGCGCCGCAGGCACGCCGACGGCGACAGTGCGACCGCGTTCGCGAGGTCCTGATTGCTGATCCGTCCGTCACGTTCGAGGTGCCGGAGGATCCGCATGTCGGTTCGATCCAGAGCCATTTCGCAGAATCCGGTGAATTTGGAGATAGGAATCGCAGACTCTACTGCAATCGCGCCGGCTCGTCATCGAAAAGTGAAGCTCATTCTATTTCGTCCTCGATAACATGCGCCCCATGTCTCGACCGCACGGCCTGACGCAACGCGATGCCGCCGGTCGTGCCGCCGCCTTCAACCTTTACCGTCATTCCGCCATGTACGAACACATTCCCGCCTATCCGGGCGATCCGATCCTGTCGCTGTTCCAGGCGTTCCAGCAGGATGCGCATCCGCACAAGGTCAACCTGAGCATCGGCCTCTACTACGACGACGCGGGCCGGATTCCGGTGCTCGACAGCACGCGCATCGCGGCCGGGCGCTTGCGCGAAGCCGGCGCGCCGCATACGTATCTGCCGATGGAAGGGCTCGCCGCGTACCGGCAGGGCGTACAGCGTCTCGTGTTCGGCGCCGATTGCGCGGCGCTCGAGGAAGGGCGCATCGCGACGCTGCAGACGCTCGGCG is part of the Burkholderia pyrrocinia genome and harbors:
- a CDS encoding formimidoylglutamate deiminase translates to MTNSMLFADHAYLPDGWRRNVLLRWDAAGTLTDVTPDTDAPAGVARAAGPVLPGMPNLHSHAFQRAMAGLTEYRANPADSFWSWRDLMYRFALKITPDALAAIARWLYVEMLKCGYTSVCEFHYVHHAQDGSRYPQIAELGTRVVDAARSAGIGITMLPVSYQFAGFGNKPPRDDQRRFINTPEGLLELLDVMRRAAPEHGGLRYGVAPHSLRAVSENGLRALIDGLPDDAPVHIHIAEQTAEVDDCVRAYGARPVQWLLDRFDVDARWCLVHATHVDAAETAALAQRRAVAGLCLTTEANLGDGVFPAVDYLAQGGVIGVGSDSHASVDWRAELRLLEYGQRLVHRARNVLASDTQAHVADRLFDASLAGGAQASGRRVGALREGCRADWLVLDPDHPAIAEHGSASWLSGIVFAEHGETPVLDVYTGGERVVSGRRHRDEAAAYADYRAALAQLLR
- the hutG gene encoding N-formylglutamate deformylase; its protein translation is MTEQPAVFTLKQGTLPLLISIPHAGTHIPDDIAATMTPDARFVDDCDWHLERLYGFAAGLGASILVPSHARYVVDLNRPPDNENLYPGQDTTGLVPVDTFDKAPLYPANALPGDDEIMRRRDRYWRPYHDALQREVARLKREHGRVLVWEAHSIRSHVPRFFEGRLPDFNFGTSSGASAAPGLAEALAARVLAHGGYTAAANGRFKGGYITRHYGVPDTGVEAVQLELSQITYMEETRPYAYDEARAARIVPLLQTLVETALAHR
- a CDS encoding gamma-glutamyl-gamma-aminobutyrate hydrolase family protein → MRARPIVAVTADRILLGAHPNHTAGEKYLAALVDGAGALAFVLPALGARQPADALVAAVDGLLFTGSYSNVEPHHYGGAESAPDTLHDPARDATALPLIRAAIDAGVPVLAICRGMQELNVAYGGTLHQRLHATTGFDDHRERSADSLERQYGPAHVVQLAPGGLLQRVARGANEATVNSLHDQGIAHLGAGLVVEASAPDGLVEAVSVRGARAFALGVQWHPEWRFAEQPLSRDIFAAFGAACRARMTHRIHAACGAMPSPAASDVD
- a CDS encoding glutamine synthetase family protein, producing MQPELSEFLRQHRITEVEAIIPDMAGIARGKIIPRNKFESGESMRLPQAVMVQTVTGDYPEDGSLTGVTDPDMVCVPDPSTICLIPWAVDPTAQVIHDCVHFDGSPVEISPRYVLRRVLDLYQAKGWKPVVAPELEFYLVDMNADPDLPLRPPVGRTGRAETGRQSYSIEAVNEFDPLFEDIYEYCEMQGLDIETLIHEVGAAQMEINFVHGDALPLADQVFLFKRTVREAALRHNMYATFMAKPMEGEPGSAMHIHQSLADARTGRNLFAEQDGAVSPLFHSYLAGLQKYTPALMPIFAPYINSYRRLSRFMAAPINVQWGYDNRTVGFRIPQSSPVARRIENRIPGVDCNPYLAFAATLAAGYLGMTQQLAPTEPIASDGYDLPYQLPRNLEEGISLMAACEPLAGILGDKFVKAYLALKETEYEAFFRVISSWERRHLLLHV
- a CDS encoding aspartate aminotransferase family protein, with the protein product MTDRNEAVSSRPAAHATAEYRALDAAHHIHPFSDMGALNRAGSRVIVKADGVYLWDSDGNKVIDGMAGLWCVNVGYGRKELADAAYRQLQELPFYNTFFKTTHPPVIELSAMLAEVTPAGFNHFFYCNSGSEGNDTVLRLVHQYWRVQGKPQKKYVISRKNGYHGSTIAGGTLGGMGYMHEQMPSKVEHIVHIDQPYFFGEAQPGETPEAFGLARAQQLEAKILELGAENVAAFIGEPFQGAGGVIFPPSTYWPEIQRICRKYDILLVADEVIGGFGRTGEWFAHQHFGFEPDLITMAKGLTSGYVPMGAVGIHERVARPIIDNGEFNHGLTYSGHPVAAAVAVANLKVLRDEGIVERVKNDIGPYFQRRLRDALGDHPIVGEIAGVGLVAGVQLASDRGRRERFGADVDIGTICRDFCFNGNLIMRATGDRMLLSPPLVIREAEVDEIVDKATRAFDATAERVARAR
- a CDS encoding Lrp/AsnC family transcriptional regulator; translation: MALDRTDMRILRHLERDGRISNQDLANAVALSPSACLRRVKLLEERGEISGYRCTIEPKKVGVAFEALVHVSMRPDVPEWHDRFVEAIQQWPEVIAAQIVTGGSNYVLTVRARDLDHYSDFVINRLHRAAGVMSINSSIVLATLKRDGSILDLVEPSTAG